A genomic window from Halorubrum lacusprofundi ATCC 49239 includes:
- the mptA gene encoding GTP cyclohydrolase MptA, protein MSHQLPDVQASAPDVSVGLSQVGVTGVEKLVKIARGDKRPIVLMAEFEVFVDLPSGRKGIDMSRNLATIDEILEEITREEAYRVEEVCGDAAERLLEKHDYTTTAEVSMSAELVTREDTPASGIETQSTATIVASATATEEDTREEIGAEVTGMTVCPCSQGMSESRAREKLADLGVDEETTEEFLEAVPQPGHSQRGHATLTVTTDGHPDIDLRDLIDVARDSMSARIYNMAKRPDEDHMTYEAHADAKFVEDCVRALAEGTIEEFGHLSDDAVIHMKQSNDESIHQHNAHAEREVTMGDLRDELDAE, encoded by the coding sequence ATGAGTCACCAGTTGCCGGACGTTCAGGCGTCGGCGCCCGACGTCTCCGTCGGGCTTTCGCAGGTCGGCGTCACCGGCGTGGAGAAGCTCGTCAAGATCGCTCGGGGGGACAAGCGCCCCATCGTCCTCATGGCGGAGTTCGAGGTGTTCGTCGACCTCCCGAGCGGTCGCAAGGGGATCGATATGTCGCGGAACCTCGCGACGATCGACGAGATCCTCGAAGAGATCACCCGCGAGGAGGCGTACCGCGTCGAGGAGGTCTGTGGCGACGCCGCCGAGCGACTCCTCGAAAAGCACGACTACACCACCACCGCCGAGGTGTCGATGTCGGCGGAGCTCGTCACCCGCGAGGACACACCGGCGTCCGGCATCGAGACGCAGAGTACAGCGACTATCGTCGCCAGCGCCACGGCGACCGAGGAGGACACCCGCGAGGAGATCGGCGCCGAGGTCACCGGCATGACGGTCTGTCCCTGCTCGCAGGGGATGAGCGAGTCTCGCGCCCGCGAGAAGCTCGCGGATCTGGGTGTCGACGAGGAGACGACCGAGGAGTTCTTGGAGGCCGTCCCGCAGCCGGGCCACTCTCAGCGCGGCCACGCGACGCTCACCGTCACCACCGACGGCCACCCCGATATCGACCTCCGGGACCTGATCGACGTCGCTCGCGACTCGATGAGCGCCCGGATATACAACATGGCGAAGCGCCCGGACGAGGACCACATGACCTACGAGGCCCACGCCGATGCGAAGTTCGTCGAGGACTGTGTCCGCGCCCTCGCTGAGGGCACCATTGAGGAGTTCGGCCACCTCTCGGACGACGCCGTGATCCACATGAAGCAGTCGAACGACGAGTCGATCCACCAGCACAACGCCCACGCCGAACGCGAGGTCACGATGGGCGACCTGCGGGACGAACTGGACGCGGAGTAG
- a CDS encoding asparaginase yields the protein MTDTEPTTDREAPDGRRTAIAGGANPRVTVVACGGTIASEPDDGGAAPAKTGDDLVAAVPGIERYAAVSAREVCSQPGFDVRWRDVLATATAAREAVADGADGVVVTHGTDTLADTAFALDLLTDLPAPVVVTGAQRRLDEPSSDVPANLTLAVRAAADDRFAPGVHVAFDDEIHAARDVVKGHSNALSTMTSPGTGPVATVTRAGSRLVREPRRGVDIDPLVDGIESADVVPEVPVIHSGTGVSAGAVERAVDAGVCGLVIEGTGLGNATAAIGDAVADVLPEVPVVVAGRPPAGPTEPVYGTPGGAVTLAEHGVTFAGPLPASKARIALALGLAADLDRDGEAGDTDADALADLFRTPQGKNRPA from the coding sequence ATGACAGACACGGAGCCGACCACGGACCGCGAGGCACCCGACGGGAGACGGACCGCGATCGCCGGCGGAGCGAATCCTCGCGTTACCGTCGTCGCCTGCGGCGGCACCATCGCGTCCGAGCCGGACGACGGTGGCGCGGCGCCGGCAAAGACCGGCGACGACCTCGTCGCGGCAGTGCCGGGCATCGAGCGGTACGCGGCCGTGAGCGCTCGCGAGGTCTGCTCGCAGCCCGGGTTCGACGTGCGGTGGCGCGACGTGCTCGCGACCGCGACCGCGGCGCGAGAGGCGGTCGCGGACGGCGCCGACGGTGTCGTCGTCACTCACGGGACCGACACCCTCGCCGATACCGCGTTCGCGCTCGACCTGCTCACCGACCTTCCCGCACCGGTGGTCGTCACGGGGGCCCAGCGCCGACTCGACGAGCCCTCCAGCGACGTGCCCGCGAACCTGACGCTCGCGGTCCGGGCCGCCGCAGACGATCGATTCGCGCCGGGGGTCCACGTCGCGTTCGACGACGAGATCCACGCCGCCCGCGACGTGGTCAAGGGCCACAGCAACGCGCTCTCGACGATGACCTCGCCCGGGACAGGGCCGGTGGCGACGGTCACCCGCGCCGGGTCGAGGCTCGTCCGCGAGCCGCGGCGCGGAGTCGACATCGACCCGCTCGTCGATGGCATCGAGAGCGCCGATGTCGTCCCCGAGGTGCCCGTGATCCACTCGGGGACGGGGGTCAGTGCGGGCGCGGTCGAGCGCGCGGTCGACGCGGGCGTCTGCGGGCTCGTGATCGAGGGAACCGGCCTCGGCAACGCGACCGCCGCGATCGGCGACGCCGTGGCTGACGTCCTCCCGGAGGTCCCCGTGGTCGTCGCCGGTCGTCCTCCAGCGGGTCCCACCGAACCGGTGTACGGGACGCCCGGCGGCGCGGTCACGCTGGCGGAGCACGGTGTGACGTTCGCCGGCCCCCTCCCGGCGTCGAAGGCGCGGATCGCGCTCGCACTCGGACTCGCGGCCGACCTCGACCGCGACGGGGAAGCGGGCGACACCGATGCCGACGCCCTCGCCGACCTGTTCCGGACGCCGCAAGGGAAAAATCGACCGGCGTAA
- a CDS encoding 50S ribosomal protein L21e, with the protein MPSSNGPQKATRDKLSNKPRDRGTSPPQRAIQEFDEGSQVHLKIDPSVQKGRFHPRFDGRTGTVLGKQGAAFKVEIPDGGKTKTLIVTAAHMSAQQN; encoded by the coding sequence ATGCCGAGTTCCAATGGGCCTCAGAAGGCGACCCGCGACAAGCTCTCGAACAAACCCCGCGACCGCGGCACGTCGCCGCCACAGCGAGCGATTCAGGAGTTCGACGAGGGATCGCAGGTCCACCTCAAGATCGACCCGAGCGTCCAGAAGGGCCGCTTCCACCCGCGCTTCGACGGCCGCACCGGCACAGTGCTGGGCAAGCAGGGCGCCGCGTTCAAAGTCGAGATCCCGGACGGCGGCAAGACGAAGACGCTCATCGTCACCGCCGCCCACATGAGCGCACAGCAGAACTGA
- a CDS encoding class II aldolase/adducin family protein, with the protein MSREDPDFDANANPDLLRDARGAVVEYAPALADLTPGRTGNLSVREGDAVAVTPTGVPYDSFDATDVPVVSLEGERLAGRMAPSSEVPMHTGIYKHDRPGAIVHTHSPWATTMATLHRKLPPVHYMIAAVGREVPLADYAPYGTEELAANVVAAMAEADSDAAILANHGLVVTGPDIETAVENTHHVEDLCRLYLRASAVGEPHVLSDEQMATVEERFESYGQQPNDDS; encoded by the coding sequence ATGAGCCGAGAGGATCCCGATTTTGACGCCAACGCCAATCCCGACCTCCTGCGCGACGCCCGCGGGGCGGTCGTGGAGTACGCACCGGCGCTCGCGGACCTGACGCCCGGGCGGACCGGGAACCTGAGCGTCCGCGAGGGCGACGCGGTCGCGGTGACGCCGACTGGAGTCCCGTACGACTCCTTCGACGCGACCGACGTGCCGGTGGTCTCGCTGGAGGGCGAGCGCCTGGCGGGCCGGATGGCCCCGTCGAGCGAGGTGCCGATGCACACGGGCATTTATAAGCACGACCGACCGGGCGCGATCGTTCACACCCACTCGCCGTGGGCGACGACGATGGCGACGCTCCACCGGAAGCTCCCGCCCGTTCACTACATGATCGCGGCCGTGGGGCGGGAGGTTCCGCTGGCCGACTACGCGCCATACGGCACCGAAGAGCTGGCCGCGAACGTGGTGGCTGCGATGGCCGAGGCCGACTCCGACGCCGCGATCCTCGCAAACCACGGGCTCGTCGTCACCGGGCCGGACATCGAGACGGCGGTCGAGAACACCCACCACGTCGAGGACCTCTGCCGGCTCTACCTCCGGGCGTCGGCGGTCGGCGAGCCGCACGTGCTCTCCGACGAGCAGATGGCGACCGTCGAGGAGCGGTTCGAGAGCTACGGCCAGCAGCCGAACGACGACTCGTAG
- a CDS encoding DUF255 domain-containing protein — MTDETHVEWLDWGAEAFAEADERDCPVLLSLSATWCEGCHEMDAVTYAEPRIAANVNEGFVPIRVDVDRHPRVRERYNMGGFPTTAFLTPEGELLTGAGYLDVDGMRQVLESVRQMWADKGRSAGRVPRALDADLPPRGELTDAIESHLAGQIEAKYDEEHAGWGSDAKFPLPRTIEFALKRDRGRALRTLDAVRDHLADDVAGGFFRFAGTPDWGDVAYEKPIDTNAAVTRAFANAYLYTGDEAYLAPATDAVDFLTDGLWTGYGVGGSVGPGLGRAYYAASAADREELDPPRRDLTVFAGGNALAADALLAVAAYTDDERAREYAERILDGLERDLIDADSGAVTHYRGSDEVGETDLLADAARVVSAYTRAAGVLGEGATVARAVADRAIDRLRVDGSFVDGPRSGAGLLDRPFRPLDGNVEMATALLDLAALTGEERYETVARETAESFAGATERLSVQVAEYGSLAGRLLRGTTVVAVGDEPGSDLHRAAWRVADHEKVVVPNAHREDAPAPRSVPVGSAVVLAGDVASQPAETPDELMTRVAETVE; from the coding sequence ATGACCGACGAGACGCACGTCGAGTGGCTCGATTGGGGCGCTGAGGCCTTCGCCGAGGCCGACGAGCGGGACTGTCCGGTCCTGCTGTCGCTCTCAGCCACGTGGTGTGAGGGCTGTCACGAGATGGACGCGGTCACCTACGCGGAGCCGCGGATCGCCGCCAACGTCAACGAGGGGTTCGTTCCGATTCGCGTCGACGTCGACCGCCATCCGCGAGTGCGCGAGCGGTACAACATGGGCGGGTTCCCGACGACGGCCTTCCTCACGCCGGAAGGCGAACTGCTCACCGGGGCGGGCTACCTCGACGTGGACGGGATGCGGCAGGTGCTCGAATCGGTCCGGCAGATGTGGGCCGACAAGGGACGTTCGGCGGGCCGGGTTCCCCGCGCGCTCGACGCCGACCTCCCGCCGAGGGGGGAGCTGACGGACGCGATCGAGAGCCACCTCGCCGGCCAGATCGAGGCCAAGTACGACGAGGAGCACGCCGGCTGGGGGTCGGACGCGAAGTTCCCGCTTCCTCGCACCATCGAGTTCGCGTTGAAGCGCGACCGCGGTCGGGCCCTCCGGACGCTCGACGCGGTGCGCGATCACCTCGCCGACGACGTGGCCGGCGGCTTCTTCCGGTTCGCGGGGACGCCCGACTGGGGCGACGTGGCCTACGAGAAGCCGATCGACACGAACGCGGCCGTCACCCGGGCGTTCGCGAACGCCTACCTCTACACGGGCGACGAGGCGTACCTCGCGCCCGCGACCGACGCGGTCGACTTTCTCACCGACGGCCTCTGGACCGGCTACGGCGTTGGCGGGAGCGTCGGCCCGGGGCTCGGACGCGCCTACTACGCCGCCTCCGCCGCGGACCGCGAAGAACTCGACCCGCCTCGCCGGGACCTGACCGTCTTCGCGGGCGGGAACGCGCTCGCGGCCGACGCACTGCTCGCGGTCGCCGCCTACACCGACGACGAGCGCGCGCGCGAGTACGCCGAGCGGATCCTCGACGGGCTCGAACGCGACCTGATCGACGCCGACTCCGGGGCAGTGACCCACTACCGCGGGAGCGACGAGGTCGGCGAGACGGACCTCCTCGCCGATGCCGCCCGCGTCGTGAGCGCGTACACCCGCGCCGCTGGCGTGCTCGGCGAGGGCGCCACCGTCGCCCGCGCGGTCGCGGACCGAGCGATAGATCGGCTTCGCGTCGACGGCTCCTTCGTCGACGGGCCGCGGTCCGGGGCAGGGCTGCTCGACCGCCCCTTCCGCCCGCTCGACGGCAACGTGGAGATGGCGACCGCGCTGCTCGATCTGGCGGCGCTGACCGGCGAGGAGCGCTACGAGACGGTCGCCCGCGAGACGGCCGAGTCGTTCGCCGGGGCGACCGAGCGGCTGAGCGTGCAGGTCGCCGAGTACGGGAGTCTCGCGGGGCGACTCCTCCGCGGCACGACCGTCGTCGCCGTCGGCGACGAGCCCGGCAGCGACCTCCACCGCGCCGCGTGGCGGGTCGCCGACCACGAGAAGGTCGTCGTCCCGAACGCCCACCGAGAGGATGCACCTGCCCCGCGGTCGGTCCCGGTCGGCTCGGCGGTCGTGCTCGCCGGGGATGTCGCCTCCCAGCCGGCGGAAACACCGGACGAGTTGATGACGCGGGTCGCCGAGACGGTTGAGTGA
- a CDS encoding TrmB family transcriptional regulator: MASLRDLGLSEYEARAYRALLRTGPTTAKDLSRASEVPMGRVYDVLNSLEQHNLVRSQAASRPKKYAAVEPDAALDRLLEEKKRELETQAEQYEGVVDDLSTELDAGEPVDGQFWTAAVGAEDATDLLLERIAAAERRMVVVAGAPATGFDLGTIGERVTDELEAALDRGVEIRVLLSPATVDALPRSVGRRYTADLSDMEGFEVRTIAGVDGTFSVFDGIEVCIEVPHPLSADEPFAMIDVKDAEFATSVKDQFEPQWGEAEPLTFG, encoded by the coding sequence ATGGCATCTCTCCGCGACCTGGGACTCTCCGAGTACGAGGCCCGCGCGTATCGCGCGCTCCTGCGCACCGGGCCCACGACGGCGAAGGACCTCTCGCGGGCCAGCGAGGTCCCGATGGGTCGGGTGTACGACGTGCTCAACAGCTTGGAACAGCACAACCTGGTCCGGAGTCAGGCGGCCAGCCGCCCGAAGAAGTACGCCGCGGTCGAGCCGGACGCCGCACTCGACCGACTGTTGGAGGAGAAAAAGCGGGAGCTGGAGACGCAGGCGGAGCAGTACGAGGGCGTGGTCGACGACCTCTCGACGGAGCTCGACGCGGGTGAGCCCGTCGACGGACAGTTCTGGACCGCGGCCGTCGGCGCGGAAGACGCGACCGACCTCCTCTTAGAGCGGATCGCGGCTGCCGAACGTCGCATGGTCGTCGTCGCCGGCGCGCCCGCGACCGGCTTCGACCTCGGGACGATCGGCGAGCGGGTGACCGACGAGCTGGAGGCGGCGTTAGACCGGGGCGTCGAGATCCGGGTGCTGTTGTCGCCGGCAACGGTGGACGCGCTCCCGCGGAGCGTCGGGCGGCGGTACACCGCCGACCTCTCGGACATGGAGGGGTTCGAGGTGCGCACGATCGCCGGCGTCGACGGGACCTTCTCCGTGTTCGACGGGATCGAGGTCTGTATCGAGGTGCCGCATCCGCTCTCCGCCGACGAGCCGTTCGCGATGATCGATGTGAAGGACGCGGAGTTCGCAACGAGCGTGAAAGATCAGTTCGAACCGCAGTGGGGAGAGGCGGAGCCGCTGACGTTCGGGTGA
- a CDS encoding RNA polymerase Rpb4 family protein, whose amino-acid sequence MTIFKEKIDEEYVTTSEAKEILVEIEAERADDEDRDLRYELARAIEHVNRFAHLDAEESRELVEELTEIEQIDLPTAVKIADLLPEDRTELRSVFAQERYSLDGDELDDVLNVVAKYA is encoded by the coding sequence ATGACGATATTCAAAGAGAAAATCGACGAGGAGTACGTCACCACCTCCGAGGCGAAGGAGATCCTCGTGGAGATCGAAGCGGAGCGCGCGGACGACGAGGACCGCGACCTCCGCTACGAGCTCGCCCGCGCGATCGAGCACGTCAACCGGTTCGCCCACCTCGACGCCGAGGAATCCCGGGAACTGGTCGAGGAGCTGACCGAGATTGAGCAGATCGACCTGCCGACCGCGGTGAAAATCGCGGACCTCCTCCCCGAGGACCGCACCGAGCTCCGGTCAGTGTTCGCGCAGGAGCGCTACTCGCTGGACGGCGACGAACTCGACGACGTGCTCAACGTCGTTGCGAAGTACGCCTAA
- a CDS encoding ribose 1,5-bisphosphate isomerase: MTDTEPAAPVRETAESIATMEIRGAATIASAAAEALAEQAEAAAASGETASDPAAFRASMRAAGRSLRETRPTAVSLPNALRYVLQRMEGETVDELRRSVVDATEAFVRQLDRAQDDLGQVGANRLADGDTVMTHCHSTDALACIEAAVEQGKSISAVVKETRPRQQGHITAEQLRDAGVPVTLIVDSAARRYLDEVDHVVVGADSIAADGGVINKIGTSGLAVNARERGVPIMTAAQTIKLHPETLTGHTVEIEMRDESEVIGSEAREEIGEIAVENPAFDVTPPRYMDAIVTEHGQFPPESIVALMRELFGEGAAEPWAEP; this comes from the coding sequence ATGACCGACACAGAGCCGGCGGCCCCGGTCCGGGAGACCGCCGAATCGATCGCGACGATGGAGATCCGCGGCGCGGCGACCATCGCGTCCGCGGCCGCGGAGGCGCTCGCCGAGCAGGCCGAGGCGGCGGCCGCGTCCGGCGAGACCGCGAGCGACCCCGCCGCCTTCCGCGCGTCGATGCGCGCCGCGGGCCGATCTCTCCGCGAAACCCGACCGACCGCCGTGTCGCTGCCGAACGCGCTCCGCTACGTCCTCCAGCGAATGGAGGGGGAGACGGTCGACGAGCTGCGCCGCAGCGTCGTCGACGCGACCGAGGCGTTCGTCCGCCAGCTCGACCGCGCGCAGGACGACCTCGGACAGGTCGGCGCGAACCGCCTCGCCGACGGCGACACGGTGATGACCCACTGTCACTCGACGGACGCGCTCGCGTGCATCGAGGCGGCCGTCGAGCAGGGGAAGTCGATCTCGGCGGTCGTCAAGGAGACCCGTCCGCGCCAGCAGGGCCACATCACCGCCGAACAGCTCCGCGACGCCGGCGTCCCCGTTACCCTGATCGTCGACTCCGCGGCGCGACGGTACCTCGACGAGGTCGACCACGTCGTCGTCGGCGCCGACTCGATCGCCGCGGACGGCGGCGTGATCAACAAGATCGGCACGTCGGGACTCGCGGTCAACGCCCGCGAGCGAGGGGTCCCGATCATGACCGCCGCTCAGACGATCAAGCTCCACCCGGAGACGCTAACGGGCCACACCGTCGAGATCGAGATGCGCGACGAAAGCGAGGTGATCGGTTCCGAGGCCCGCGAGGAGATCGGCGAGATCGCAGTCGAGAATCCGGCGTTCGACGTGACGCCGCCGCGGTACATGGATGCGATTGTCACCGAACACGGCCAGTTCCCGCCCGAGAGCATCGTGGCGCTGATGCGGGAGCTGTTCGGCGAGGGCGCCGCCGAGCCGTGGGCCGAACCATGA
- a CDS encoding carbohydrate kinase family protein, whose translation MSGRDGDGPGTDGDDRRSDGWEEELAEWDEEVSEWEAGEGDDERDEALDGDSDTDDPVDDDPDLEPESASHVPKVVSAGHINWDVTIHVDELPEPDGETRIDLLEQSGGGSAANVAVGLVGLGGQSVVYGSVGGDESGALALRELASAGVDPGQVLVDADEPTSVKYAIVDGSGELLMLANDGANESFTAAELDRDTLAAADHLHLTGQQPGTAAALATAAGEAGTTRSFDPGRRVGDREFEAALHATDVLFVNAPEADALADSTDIDPWEPDDRVVAIKLGEEGATVRTPHGDVSHPGFDIDAVDTVGAGDAFAAGFLGAALRDPEIAGNGFSHDPRDYQVPLLVGNACGAIAAETVTARAELSWDRVRSMMGESPESDLLIEIRA comes from the coding sequence ATGAGCGGACGCGACGGTGACGGCCCCGGGACCGACGGCGACGACCGCAGGTCTGACGGCTGGGAGGAAGAGCTCGCGGAGTGGGACGAAGAGGTCTCCGAGTGGGAGGCCGGCGAGGGGGACGACGAGAGAGACGAGGCTCTCGACGGCGACTCAGACACCGACGACCCTGTCGACGACGATCCCGATCTGGAACCGGAGTCCGCCAGCCACGTTCCGAAGGTTGTCTCGGCCGGCCACATCAACTGGGATGTGACGATCCACGTCGACGAGCTGCCGGAGCCGGACGGAGAGACCCGGATCGACTTACTCGAACAGTCCGGCGGCGGCAGCGCCGCGAACGTCGCAGTCGGGCTCGTGGGACTCGGCGGCCAGTCGGTCGTCTACGGGAGCGTCGGCGGCGACGAGTCGGGCGCGCTGGCGCTCCGCGAACTCGCGAGCGCCGGCGTCGACCCCGGACAGGTCCTCGTCGACGCGGACGAGCCGACCTCGGTGAAGTACGCGATCGTCGACGGCAGCGGCGAGCTGTTGATGTTGGCGAACGACGGCGCTAACGAGTCGTTCACCGCGGCCGAGCTCGACCGCGACACGCTGGCGGCGGCCGACCACCTCCACCTCACCGGCCAGCAGCCGGGGACCGCGGCCGCGCTTGCGACCGCCGCCGGCGAGGCCGGAACGACGCGGAGCTTCGATCCGGGGCGTCGCGTGGGCGACCGCGAGTTCGAGGCCGCGCTCCACGCCACGGACGTGCTCTTCGTGAACGCCCCGGAGGCGGACGCGCTCGCCGACTCGACCGACATCGATCCATGGGAGCCCGACGACCGCGTCGTCGCGATCAAGCTCGGCGAGGAGGGCGCAACCGTTCGGACCCCTCACGGCGACGTGTCCCACCCCGGCTTCGACATCGACGCGGTCGATACCGTCGGGGCCGGCGACGCGTTCGCGGCCGGCTTCCTCGGCGCCGCCCTCCGCGATCCCGAGATCGCCGGTAACGGGTTCTCCCACGACCCCCGCGACTATCAGGTGCCGCTACTCGTCGGCAACGCCTGCGGCGCAATCGCGGCCGAGACGGTGACTGCCCGTGCGGAACTCTCGTGGGACCGCGTCCGCTCGATGATGGGCGAGTCACCCGAGTCGGACCTGCTGATCGAGATCCGGGCCTGA
- a CDS encoding DUF7260 family protein yields MSTRQGAAGIFRIQSAEPATECTSVSCDLASIASEPGTVTALVIAGVVAFVALAYIRDAEADCRNERRRVLDERDAFEEFADRVSGLDPAPVSSTASSLDGSAATVRIVSTANGANGVGNDVRLRRVLVAYRDTVMSLPHYREEYDETIPESLAAELGPDTATALASNGTLSTGAQSALVRRSRRAADARSSLADAIGAEIDALSRFEADLTRVDRRRRRLIEHLDGVAGDRTGAAIDVWRQLDGLEDDCNDIAGERQRTLDDPPMTVDAPNADEGRRTFHEYLYGSDSGHPHPVLAQVAEIAGRIRTDRDRVATQIAGGE; encoded by the coding sequence ATGAGCACGAGACAGGGGGCGGCGGGGATCTTTCGGATCCAGAGCGCGGAGCCCGCGACGGAATGTACCAGCGTCTCGTGTGACCTCGCCTCGATCGCGAGCGAACCCGGCACCGTCACCGCGCTGGTCATCGCCGGCGTCGTCGCGTTCGTCGCGCTGGCGTACATCCGCGACGCCGAGGCCGACTGCCGCAACGAACGCCGGCGGGTCCTCGACGAGCGCGACGCCTTCGAGGAGTTCGCTGACCGCGTCTCTGGACTCGATCCCGCGCCCGTCTCGTCGACCGCGTCGTCGCTCGACGGGTCGGCGGCCACGGTTCGCATCGTCTCTACGGCTAACGGAGCGAACGGGGTCGGCAACGATGTCCGGCTCCGGCGCGTGCTCGTGGCGTACCGGGACACGGTGATGTCGTTGCCTCACTACAGGGAGGAGTACGACGAGACGATCCCCGAGAGTCTTGCGGCCGAGCTGGGCCCGGATACGGCCACCGCGCTGGCCTCCAACGGCACCCTCTCGACCGGGGCACAGTCGGCCCTGGTGCGGCGCAGCCGGCGGGCAGCCGACGCCCGGTCGTCGCTGGCGGATGCGATCGGCGCGGAGATCGATGCGCTGTCCCGGTTCGAGGCTGATCTGACCCGCGTCGACCGACGACGCCGCCGTCTCATCGAACACCTTGACGGCGTGGCGGGTGATCGGACGGGTGCCGCGATCGACGTCTGGCGGCAGCTGGACGGGCTCGAAGACGACTGCAACGATATCGCCGGCGAGCGCCAACGCACGCTCGACGACCCGCCGATGACCGTCGATGCACCCAACGCCGACGAAGGACGGCGGACATTCCACGAGTACCTGTACGGATCCGACTCCGGACACCCCCACCCCGTGTTGGCGCAGGTCGCAGAGATCGCCGGGCGGATCCGGACGGACCGCGACCGGGTTGCGACCC
- a CDS encoding translation initiation factor eIF-2B yields MIDETVAEIRAMRTHSTSAVAVKATRSLADLLDREYVTVDEFERDLEHNAGVLRRSNPSHAALHNAMREVERSIVGEATSVEDGKQRLEDTIDRVVDDIETAKGEAAANATERIEDGDTLLVHDYSTTVLEAIENAARDGAHLTVYVTEARPRTLGRKTARVLAGIARVDTRMVVDSAMGYALRDCDQVLLGITCMTGGTYYNRIGTFPLVVTARELGVPVTAVGSDAKRIEEFRFENEFRDAVEVMREPVEDVTIENPSYDATPIGMLDTIITDDGIVE; encoded by the coding sequence ATGATTGACGAGACCGTCGCCGAGATCCGGGCGATGCGGACCCACAGCACGTCGGCGGTGGCCGTGAAGGCGACGCGGTCGCTCGCGGACCTGCTCGACCGCGAGTACGTGACTGTCGACGAGTTCGAGCGCGACCTCGAACACAACGCCGGTGTGTTGCGGCGGTCGAACCCCTCCCACGCCGCGCTCCACAACGCGATGCGCGAGGTCGAGCGCTCGATCGTCGGCGAGGCGACGAGCGTCGAGGACGGCAAACAGCGACTCGAAGACACTATCGACCGCGTCGTCGACGACATCGAGACGGCGAAAGGGGAGGCCGCCGCCAACGCGACCGAGCGCATCGAGGACGGCGACACCCTGCTGGTCCACGACTATTCGACGACGGTGCTTGAGGCGATCGAGAACGCGGCCCGCGACGGCGCCCACCTGACGGTGTACGTCACGGAGGCGCGCCCGCGCACCCTCGGTCGGAAGACGGCCCGCGTGCTCGCCGGCATCGCACGGGTCGACACCCGGATGGTGGTCGATAGCGCGATGGGGTACGCCCTCCGCGACTGCGACCAGGTCCTCCTCGGGATCACGTGTATGACCGGGGGCACGTACTACAACCGCATCGGAACGTTCCCGCTTGTCGTCACCGCCCGCGAACTCGGCGTCCCGGTGACCGCCGTCGGCTCCGACGCGAAGCGGATCGAGGAGTTCCGGTTCGAAAACGAGTTCCGCGACGCTGTCGAGGTGATGCGCGAGCCCGTCGAGGACGTGACGATCGAGAACCCAAGCTACGACGCGACCCCGATCGGCATGCTCGACACCATAATCACCGACGACGGCATCGTCGAGTAG